The Lytechinus pictus isolate F3 Inbred chromosome 5, Lp3.0, whole genome shotgun sequence DNA segment AAGTCAACAAGGTAAAGAATCAGGTTCttcataaaaaattaataattcgCATCCAAGATAGGCTGAGGGTGTCTAGTAACGAAGAATATTGTTTTTAGGGCTTTATTTTTACAGgcgcggatccggggggggggggagaagatgCGGGCTCAACCCGtgaactttggaaaaaaaagaattgcgCACCCCAAAAAGACTTCATTTGAGAGTGACACCAAATTTTTCGGACAAGtatagaataaaaaaatgaatactggATCCGCGGGTGACTCAAGACAGTAATCTTAACATTTGTTGACATTAATCAGTTTTtcccattttattttccaacaaACTTTGGCTGGCGCCGCTCCCCGCTTACTTCAAGCCTTCGCGTATACATGTAAACCTAGCGACTTCTTCTTGGATTTGGTTCgagatgaataattaatatagaAATTCACATGCAAGACAAACGAAAGAAACTGTAATTGATGGTATACATGAATATGACAATGAAACAAAGAGTGAAATACAATAGGGGGCTACTTGTCACGATGGATGTTATACTGCAAATATATACttaagtatatacatgtatttcacgtTGACCGCGATTTCAACCGCCTTTAAACAGCTAAACATAAATTAACTTTGTTTTAAGTTGATACATATTCTGGTAAAACTTTGGGTAAAACAGGTTCATTTAAAGATGGTTTATTGATTCGCTTCCTTTGTGTTCCTGacacttgttattttttttcttattatttctgCAGCTCCGTGCTTCACATTTCGACGCACACATCGAGAAAAATCGCTATTTCGACACAACACACCTTGCCACATACACAGCCAAACAGGTTATCCCTTACAAATACGACAGCAACAAACTTCAAAAGAGTTCAGTACCAATCGGCACATTTAGCCAAAGTATGCCCTAATTATGACGCCAACTGAAGAGTAGTGATTCATTACGTCACGAAGAAGTCTAAACGCGAGATCACATCCGCCGCGGAAATGTGGTAGGCTTTCGCCTCGAGCGCTTTTATGAAAATCTGCGGATATCTTGATTAATGCGTTTTTTCATATTGGTTCAAATATAATCATATTACTGAACTCCCTCTTTTTATGCAAAACTCACGGCTGCCTTGATTGTAGAAGCCTATAGTTTATTTCTTCAATCATCAACTGGAgcattatcttttttattatattgttCTTTCGAGTGATATTTTATACTTCCATCACAGACCTGTATATAGGTTCAGTTTCACTCCACATGTTGTAGTAatgtaaattgattttttttttcaatcaatataGAGAATGGAGGTCTCATAAGAACCAAATTTTAATCCATTGATTTTAAACGATTTACAagaatcattattttgactTCCTATACGTggtttaaaataatgtttcctATCTGGTTTGATAACTGAAACATTATATCAGTTCATGAGAGAATGTCTTTATGTTGAATGCTTGTAATGGTTCGATTTAATAAATCTACTTTAAAAATCAGGgcgtttcaattcaattcaattgtttttattttccactttcatttttaaaacttatatttgtacTTGGTCATTGTATTAATATACGGCATGAGGCTGGTTTTCCTCGATATTTTCAAGCATTATTTGGATTACTATATGTTTTCCCTACTCTGGAAGTAGTATAACAaagattttgtttgtttgatgttTTAATCAAAGGAAATGCTTCGATATTATCATGCAACTAACGTATTTTGTCAAAGAAGTTTAGGTCATGAGCTGGGTGATGATTATATTCCTAGTAATTATGCTTGATTTCATGTTGTTATAATTcattatataatttcatatttcgAATGCAAATGTACCCACCGTATTCAGTGGAatttatattgtaatatatatatatatatatataagtatttcttgaaatatttgTTATGTTAATCAACGTCATTATGTGCATTGTTTGTAACATATAATGAACCAATAAACACAATTCATCCATCATAATCATACTGAATTGGTAAATCTCATCCATTGTGTCCAGGGGCGTCGCGATGTCTTTTCCCAGTATAGGGGGTGTGGAGGCCCTGATTACCGACAAATATCGGTACCGATTACCAACGACCATGAGTCATGGTAAAGTTCCTCATTgtcctcagtcacattttcttctGTCATACACAGTGGCAGATCCGGCTTTCATGAATATGAGGGAGGTGGAAATACTTTCATTGACATTTCCCCCGTTGCAGCCGCCAAATTTTGTTTTGGGAGGGTTAGTCCTAACTTAATTCAAATTCTTaaaaacaagataaggtattccatgtggtcttaatataaattaccacgcgagcgcaaagcgcgagctcaatttttccCCCCACACCCCCCTATAGCGACGGCCATGATTGTGTCGTCTACAACTTGAACATGATAGGACATAATTCATATTTAGATGGTCATGCATAATTATAACTGATGAatcaaaagaaagataaaaaacgGAAGGAAACGGGGAAGAATAGGGTAAaagaagaaaacgaaataaaagaGAACAAAAAGTAACATAATCAAGAAAAGGCGAAAAGGGAACTACGGGGAGACGAACTTTGAAAAGGGTTTCTCCCGGGTGTTTCTTCATCCTTTAAGCCGGCAAGAGACTGACCAGGAAAACAGAATATAAAGTTCTGCTAAAATAGAGGACATCGCTAGGTACAGTCGtaagggcggatccagcctttgccaataggggggggggcctgaattttttttcagccatattttccccgatcggccgctcgaagatgatttttgtttgtttctttgaaggggtaatcccaatagtcacttcttagcttcaTTCTTATAAATCACTTTTTAGATatgtaatatcataatccttatttatatgatgcgagcgcgaagcgtgagctatttttttgtgtggaaattttatgtattttttcctaaaatttttatcattctgggcaatgtttgttatcctgaaaatgatgtgtattcaactaaataattactacgaacgcgaagcgcgagcagtaATGAACTGAtagaaaaggtacctgttaaagattgcttgcagttagccatgaagacgttacatatttgaacaatcaaataatgcgagcgcgaagcgcgagctaaacatttttgacattttcacatAGAGAATGGAAATTCAacgcactttttgtaacttaaacagaataggtatataactaaacaattgatgcgagtgcgaagcgcgagcggaaaaattcgagatttagtcctactgaatgagacactctattcatgttttgtaaatcataaaaaggatgagtaattggggatcttccttacattaataatgcgagcacaaggCGCGAAcataaaatttttatatacgttttgaaatgatcgaaaaggtacctgttaacatggttaaggactgcttgcacttagccatgaggacgttacatatttcaacaatcaaataatgcgagcgcgaaacgcgagttgaaaattttgacagttctacataaagaatggaaaattgtgaggtgggtATGGATCTTACTTAAAAAGgagctgatattttttcattattattactttgaattttgacataggaccgggacatccctAGGACATgttatcatatgaaaataatgactatcttccttttcctcttgctaagcgcgagatgaagggacaatttaattattaaattaatatcttatttattaatgcctaatgaggcgcgaaatctgatattatagcctgaaaactggacatttcaagcacttttgtaattatgaataggatgcgtcaattaatatatttttaaccattaatgcaagcgcaaattgcgagcaaaattttgatacactgtcatgaaaaggggattttaagtattttgttgtataatcaatattgagacatacataactcgccaatcaaaatgcgagcgtgcagcgctagctgatacgttttgacaatctgacctgaatagggatattttgataactttatggaatacagaaaaataataggtacctgacaaatcaaattttgcgagcgcgcagcgtgagcagaaaatgttaatattcagaccataaaacataatttttacagagcactttaaaaaaatcaatttgtaaatcaaacaaaataatgaaagttcgatttccgagctgaaatacgttttgtatattgacttcaaaatttcaTAGTTTACgttccatattgagcaagattatgtaaatcacctaaaaggcaatgcgaaaattttatacagtgacatgaaagattttttattattattttccaagtctccccctcatcttattttattcactcgtcttcctcttcttatgtttccccatctttttttctcctctcttttctcttctttttcttttctttcccccatttattcttttttttttgctccgccaaaagGGGGGCGGGCccatcctggatccgcctatgggtaGGGGTAGAGCAGGTCCAATTACATGTaccaagaaaataaagaaaaaaagaggaaaagaaagaaccAAGTATAAGAGGTCATCCATGTATTGTGACTTTCCTCCACATCATTAACAGGAGGTataccccccctctctctctacctaTCTTGGCTGCCTTTTCCACTCCCTCCTCTTTCTTATAGCATACTGCCACTTTATTTAGACCCCAATGTTAAGGTGAATCTGTCCAATTCAAATCTCTATACCACATAAATCTGTTCTACAATATAtttaggaaaataaatattttaaaaaaatgtgatttataacattttttgctTCCCATAATTCAGCATAGAGTTTAGACCATGGaataaacccaacttcagaatgaGGGACAATATGCTGCAATCATTAATGACAAACAAAGTGTCATCATTTGTCAACACTGCTTATCATGCGATTGCATTTtgattcacatatttttttttttcgagtgcGGATCCATCAATACAAATCGTTTGtgacatcaaaatattattgtcAAACTTGTCGTGCAACGAATTTGCAGAGAATGTTAAATTAATCTGATGAGGGCTGTGGTATGATTTAATAGCAACCCAAGAAGGACCGCCTTGCACATGTGTACTTTTAAATACTGATTTCTCCATATCAAAAGATTCTGCGACAAACCCCAGGAGATATCTAAATCTCCCTATTGATAGAAACAAATTCACACATTCACCTACACTATTATTCAACCAAAGACAAAGAAAACACGACATTCATCaattatgtatgtatttcaatcaatatttttatgtacACAAAATACTGCATCAGTAGCAGGACATACATTGGTATTCCAATAAGAATACAACACGACACAACTGTGTTCTTCTGAGCACTGTCACACAAAGCTTTAAGACTGATCTTAGGATTGATCATTACGAATGAATGCATTATACATTATGAACAATCAAGATCAATCACTCAGATTTGTGACACCGCGCCCTGGTAGACTGTTGAATACATCTACAAGCATCAACTTCTTGTACATGATATATTCATCTCCcatatattttaatgatgaGTAAATACGATATAGGTCCAAATTCACAAGTGGTACGGAATGGGAGGGGACACAAACAAGCGCACATTGACAAAGGGCCTGCCTGTGATTTGTAAATTGGATCATATTCAGTGCTCACACGAGCATGGTGTTCTacttttgtgaatttgggccacaAAGTCCATGTAGCAGAAACCATGACAACACCATATTTTCTTGAGCTCATTTAAATTTGGGTGAAATTTGTTGGATGCTCAATAGCCATATCAATCAAGCCTACATCTGCATCCCAGAACAAAATTAGTTTCGTAGATCCCGAATGCAGTATAACTCTAAAATCTAATTAACTATTTTCTCAAGGGGGACCAACCACTCACGGCTATTTTGCTTTGTTCCCCCGTTTGATTTGTCTACAAAAGCAGAAACTGAGACAAAACAATTCTTGTAACTCCGAAACAGAAAGATAAATTCTGTCCAAAGATAAACAATAAACAATGTAAGAACACTGCAGTAATTAGTTTGCTTATCTTGGGTTGTATCAAGATACAAAATCAGTTGTTAAAATCTTGCTTCTAATATATTAACATCAGAAATATACCATTTGGGGTATTGACAAATTTGAAGGGGTACAAGTTTTGGTGATCTACATCAAGCCACCACaggataacaaaataatattcagtGATTGGTCCCCTTTAGAGCACACAACTATTCATTTATGTTCCTGTGAAAGTGTTGAAGCCAAAGACTTTCTTGTTCCTTTCCTTGGAGGGTTCTAGGTAGTAGAGGTCTAGAAGACCTGGTTCGTACCATCTCTTGGAGTTGAAGACACCTTCACCGATGGTCCAGCCTGGGACATCCTTCATGATCTCAGCCTCCTGTTCCCTGTTGTATTGTAGCCTCAGAAGCATCCTGGAAGATAGGAAACACATAGAGATGAGCCTCTCAATCAACACGTATTATCTGTGTAAGAAATCTGTATGAGTCCCCCCTCCTTTTGCTCCAAAAATATATGATCATTGTTTTTCCTTTCAACCTAAGTCTAGTTATTATTCCTCTGAATAAGCAATACTGATATCCCAGATATATTTTCTTGAGTAAATTTTAGACAATATGAAAATCACGTGCAAGATCAGTGTGTTTAAAGAAATCGCAACTTTGGAAAATacgagcattttaaaaattccaCAAGATGATGGaaacatacaatatttcaagCATAAAATCATTTGAAATGTGTATGACAGCTTGAGAACCATGTTTTTGATTCCTTGGAGTTGTACTTCAAACCCTGGGATATGTCAATGTGTAGATTTTCTTGTTTAGGTATTCTCAAGATTATAGCAAACAAATGATGAGATTTCATAATCACCTTTGTTTAGTAAACTTTTAGAGTTTGTAATATGAATGTGAAGCAAAATACAATGTAGTtccaaaaaagataaaaattttgtttcattatacACTACTGTTCCCCAATTTAAATATTAGCATTAAGAGTAATCACTAAACATGGAAACATACTCTCTGTCCTTTTCTGCCCAAATAAGAGGCATTATTGCTATCTTGGATTCACGATCCTCTTGGATCCATTtcctgtaaagaaaaaaaaaattgatgacaaTGTGTACAAATTAATAGGCGAAATGGAATTGAGATTCACCAGCTTTCACAGAATAGGTGACTCTTaaacaataagccagttcacggttagctcatgatcaaattttctcaaatgacctttgtgatttttcattaggataagcactatcattttcaaatgtagatgttgcgtaagctttaccagtagagtattcaaattctacgaacaaaaggcattgtatagaccaggtgactagaatagtacatcagggataaagtttggaaatcttttttattgtctgcctttggcacatttgactattgtttaggctactgtcaaataccagtgattatgaaggctctatttattactcttcagcttggatgtgataaatattttgaaaggaatacatgaataatcatcaaatcacaaatgcctatgtcagtgaatttgaaagccaccttcatggttgtctccaatgacctttttctgctcgtgcgcagtttacaaccgtcaAAAGGCTTATAGACATGCATCCTGTTATAGCTCTCATCACTCTACCCCATTCATGTTTTGAATGGACATAGctttaaaggccaccgcacacattacgactgttcgcgatccgattttggaacaaattgcactttgctcattttctgaaaatgtgaatggaacatatcattttatttgaggttaaaattaaatgaaagaatactaatataaccattttgacagattgcaaacctttattttggagtaaagaccaaattagtttcaaatcgtagccaatcgtacgactgctatgacgtcattacgactagatattaaattcgcttttattctaagaaggatgatagcatagtcacagatttgaacataggtattcctacgatgatttcgaacattacacagtaagatattccaatattagcatcaaattctagaACATTTTATTCTGAGATCGGGTCGCataccaatcgtaaggtgtgcggtcgccttaataAATGCCATGATTAAATATCTTATGGTACATTTTACCAAAAACATCTTTTAATATCAAAACTGATTTCCATTTCAATACCATTACATTACCAAACTTCACACATACTTCATACTGTTTTAGAAAAATATTCAGAAGcatgtttttatttctcaaCTGATAAATTAAGTAacaatacaaaatgataattagaaaacaataaaaaaaacagtaaataaataaacaaaactagTCAAATGATACTGGGCATTTAGGTGTATATTTGAAATGTAAGAGTTGATACAGTGCAGTTTACTATCCTAGATTTCTGCCCTGAAGCCTACAAACTCACCTCCTTTGTTTATTGCTCATTGCCAAGGTAACAAAGCCAAAGGTCATAATTCCAGCCATACCAGCAAACATTGTGTATCCTACAAAGACAAAATGTGGATTTCTAAAGCCATTTGTAatataaacaaggcaaaagcgattttgtgtctcgcccacttatgaaaataagcagaaatatcgtgatttgcgagggcacgcaacagaattgtatcgaaacttcattgtgaaatgactgggttggaataacacttgtcataagagccttgcacgtaaactttaatgttgacctgaaaatgacctttgaccttaccatgtgacctccaactgcagcataacatgcaggtcccccaagtccatctaccatccaagtttggttgaaaagcgacttacggttgcggagttaggtgtcataagagagtcttgcatgtaaactttaacgttgacctgaaaatgacctttgaccttaccatgtgacctccaactattaacatgcaggtcccccaagtccatctaccatccaagtttggttgaaaagcgacttacggttgtggagttatgtgtcattagg contains these protein-coding regions:
- the LOC129262133 gene encoding NADH dehydrogenase [ubiquinone] 1 alpha subcomplex subunit 13-like, with product MFAGMAGIMTFGFVTLAMSNKQRRKWIQEDRESKIAIMPLIWAEKDREMLLRLQYNREQEAEIMKDVPGWTIGEGVFNSKRWYEPGLLDLYYLEPSKERNKKVFGFNTFTGT